Proteins encoded by one window of Paenibacillus antri:
- a CDS encoding VOC family protein: MNEEQANGMLGTNVVTQIGLIVRDIERTSEAYAAFFGLPKPEAFWTDAPEVARTEFEGRPSAARAKLAFFRLGNLQLELIEPDETPSTWRNHLNERGEGVHHIAFVIDGMQEKTEALASRGFPLQQKGEYTGGRYAYIDTTEALKVLVELLENDKK; the protein is encoded by the coding sequence ATGAACGAGGAACAAGCGAACGGCATGCTCGGCACCAATGTGGTAACGCAGATCGGTCTGATCGTACGCGATATCGAGCGGACGAGCGAGGCGTACGCGGCGTTCTTCGGCTTGCCGAAGCCGGAGGCGTTCTGGACGGACGCGCCGGAGGTCGCCCGCACGGAATTCGAGGGGCGGCCGTCCGCCGCGCGGGCGAAGCTGGCGTTCTTCCGCTTGGGCAATCTGCAGCTCGAGCTGATCGAGCCCGACGAGACGCCGAGCACGTGGCGGAACCATCTGAACGAGCGCGGCGAAGGGGTGCATCACATCGCCTTCGTCATCGACGGAATGCAGGAGAAGACGGAGGCGCTTGCGAGCCGGGGCTTCCCGCTGCAGCAGAAGGGCGAATACACCGGCGGCCGGTACGCGTACATCGATACGACCGAGGCGCTGAAAGTATTGGTGGAGCTGCTGGAAAACGATAAGAAGTGA
- a CDS encoding glycoside hydrolase family 43 protein, with amino-acid sequence MTEPTKPKLTLNDIQMRDPFVLPHEDGWYYLYGSTDKNIWRGPATGFDAYRSKDLTEWEGPFPAFRPGPDFWSDTNYWAPEVHRYRGKYYMFATFKADGVCRGTQILIADSPLGPFRPHSDGPVTPRDWECLDGTLYVDDDGKPWMVFCHEWVQTKDGTVEAIELSESLDRAVSAPVTLFRATDAPWVEPVKSPKNGEGYVTDGPYLHRCANGTLLMLWSSFRGGRYAQGIARSESGGVLGPWRQEPEPIYESDGGHGMIFARFDGGLRLALHTPNRSPDERPVFVPVAEVDGRLVAAVSS; translated from the coding sequence ATGACGGAACCGACGAAGCCGAAGTTAACGTTGAACGACATTCAAATGCGGGATCCGTTCGTGCTGCCGCACGAGGACGGCTGGTATTACTTGTACGGCTCGACCGACAAGAATATCTGGCGGGGCCCGGCGACGGGCTTCGATGCGTATCGGAGCAAGGACTTGACCGAATGGGAGGGACCGTTCCCGGCGTTCCGGCCGGGGCCGGACTTCTGGTCGGATACGAATTACTGGGCGCCCGAGGTGCACCGGTATCGCGGGAAGTACTATATGTTCGCGACGTTCAAGGCGGACGGCGTCTGCCGCGGGACGCAAATTTTGATCGCGGATTCGCCGCTCGGCCCGTTCCGGCCGCACAGCGACGGTCCGGTGACGCCGCGCGACTGGGAATGCCTCGACGGTACGTTGTACGTGGACGACGACGGCAAGCCGTGGATGGTGTTTTGCCACGAGTGGGTGCAGACGAAAGACGGCACGGTCGAGGCGATCGAGCTGTCCGAGTCGCTCGACCGCGCGGTATCCGCGCCCGTCACGCTGTTCCGGGCGACCGACGCGCCGTGGGTGGAGCCCGTGAAGAGCCCGAAGAACGGCGAGGGTTACGTCACGGACGGCCCGTACCTGCATCGCTGCGCGAACGGGACGCTGCTGATGCTTTGGTCGAGCTTCCGCGGCGGCCGGTACGCGCAGGGCATCGCGCGCTCCGAGTCCGGCGGCGTGCTCGGGCCATGGCGCCAAGAGCCGGAGCCGATCTACGAGAGCGACGGCGGTCACGGCATGATTTTCGCGCGGTTCGACGGCGGGCTGAGGCTCGCGCTGCATACGCCGAACAGGTCGCCGGACGAGCGTCCGGTGTTCGTGCCGGTCGCGGAAGTCGACGGTCGGCTCGTTGCGGCCGTTTCGTCGTAA
- a CDS encoding MGH1-like glycoside hydrolase domain-containing protein codes for MSEQLGETLDRLRAVDTAERIGRGKKASDERIAEEFAASGAAFVACGGNTSALETTYYTAMRTLLDCIVPNREGKPILQEGGVYHGCWLESTGTINVELLSRFLPSVAQATFEQFADLQRTDGLIPYKITADGAVFKQIQLVTPPARSVWTHAELHGGDERFLRKMYQALSRYDDWLATYRNTRGTGCVEAFCAFDTGHDLSPRFWHTPDTPYGNDPARCDPQSPLLPFLAPDLTASVYCSRKYLARMARSLGDDAAAAAWEAKAEQSSRCLIEHCFDETDGFFYDVDRHGRFVRIQSDVLLRVLASEVGDDAFFASSLRRYVLNTRKFFAKYPFASIAMDDPRFDPHSTYNSWAGPSNFLTLLRAPRAFELHGRHVELTWATQSIVSAVSRMTRFGQTLSPWTGEEGFTEAYSPAAICALDYVERLSGVLPTPEGELWFTALLPNAADHGAVLAESVGYRRDVDGSRFEFVHGASGGEIYRDGALLYRVPAGVRVVTDRAGELRSIVGMGVAPAEGSFEHGGTTYPIRVEGNETLRFDRDARAFASEGGPGVVPPGWE; via the coding sequence ATGTCGGAACAATTGGGTGAAACGCTCGATCGGCTTCGCGCGGTCGATACGGCGGAGCGGATCGGTCGCGGGAAGAAGGCGTCGGACGAGCGGATCGCAGAGGAGTTCGCGGCGTCGGGGGCGGCGTTCGTCGCTTGCGGCGGCAATACCTCGGCGCTCGAAACGACGTATTATACGGCGATGCGGACGCTGCTCGATTGCATCGTGCCGAACCGCGAAGGGAAGCCGATTCTGCAGGAGGGCGGCGTCTATCACGGCTGCTGGCTGGAAAGCACGGGCACGATCAATGTCGAGCTGCTGTCGCGGTTTCTGCCGTCCGTCGCGCAGGCGACGTTCGAGCAATTCGCCGACCTGCAGCGCACGGACGGGCTCATCCCTTATAAGATCACGGCCGACGGCGCCGTGTTCAAGCAAATCCAGCTCGTTACGCCGCCGGCGCGCAGCGTGTGGACGCATGCGGAGCTGCATGGGGGGGACGAGCGTTTCCTTCGGAAAATGTACCAAGCCCTATCGCGCTACGACGATTGGCTGGCGACGTATCGCAATACGCGCGGGACCGGCTGCGTGGAGGCGTTCTGCGCCTTCGACACCGGGCATGACTTGTCGCCTCGGTTCTGGCATACGCCGGATACGCCCTACGGCAACGACCCCGCGCGCTGCGACCCGCAATCGCCGCTGCTGCCGTTCCTGGCGCCGGACCTGACGGCGAGCGTCTATTGCTCGCGCAAGTATCTCGCCCGGATGGCTCGGTCGCTGGGCGACGACGCGGCGGCCGCGGCATGGGAAGCGAAAGCGGAGCAATCGTCCCGCTGCTTGATCGAGCACTGCTTCGACGAAACGGACGGCTTCTTCTACGACGTCGATCGGCACGGCAGGTTCGTGCGCATCCAATCGGACGTGCTGCTGCGCGTGCTCGCCTCCGAGGTCGGAGACGACGCGTTCTTCGCGTCGTCGCTGCGGCGGTACGTGCTGAATACGCGTAAGTTTTTCGCGAAATATCCGTTCGCGTCGATCGCGATGGACGATCCGCGGTTCGACCCGCATTCGACGTACAACTCGTGGGCGGGGCCGAGCAACTTCCTGACGCTGCTCCGCGCGCCGCGCGCGTTCGAGCTGCACGGGCGGCACGTCGAGCTGACGTGGGCGACCCAGTCGATCGTCTCCGCCGTATCCCGAATGACGCGATTCGGCCAGACGTTGAGTCCGTGGACGGGCGAAGAGGGTTTTACCGAGGCGTATTCGCCGGCTGCGATCTGCGCGCTCGATTACGTCGAGCGGCTGAGCGGGGTGCTGCCGACGCCTGAAGGCGAGCTGTGGTTTACGGCGCTGCTGCCGAACGCCGCGGACCACGGCGCGGTGCTGGCGGAGAGCGTCGGCTATCGCCGCGACGTCGACGGGAGCCGGTTCGAATTCGTCCACGGGGCGTCCGGCGGCGAAATTTATCGCGACGGCGCGCTGCTGTACCGAGTCCCGGCAGGCGTGCGCGTCGTCACCGACCGCGCGGGCGAGCTGCGCTCGATCGTCGGGATGGGCGTCGCGCCGGCGGAAGGCTCGTTCGAGCACGGGGGAACGACGTATCCGATTCGCGTCGAAGGGAACGAGACGCTCCGGTTCGACCGCGACGCGCGCGCGTTCGCGTCCGAGGGCGGTCCGGGCGTCGTGCCGCCGGGCTGGGAATGA
- a CDS encoding helix-turn-helix domain-containing protein, translating to MRESELSKPIVQAHRRRTVRDSANKRRVEKAKELVQTGKYMVYEISERAGFQISTHFIQAFKSIAGRSPSEFVRPMAEGE from the coding sequence GTGCGCGAATCGGAACTATCTAAGCCGATCGTTCAAGCGCATCGCAGGCGAACCGTTCGTGACAGCGCTAACAAACGCCGGGTGGAGAAAGCGAAGGAGCTCGTCCAGACCGGCAAGTACATGGTGTATGAAATCAGCGAGAGGGCCGGATTCCAGATCTCGACGCACTTCATCCAAGCGTTCAAGTCGATCGCGGGGCGCAGTCCGTCCGAGTTCGTCCGGCCGATGGCAGAAGGCGAGTGA
- a CDS encoding DMT family transporter: MVGYAALIGAVLIWALSYVVMKSATTDYPQLLFQFWRYAAVAAVYSIAFHRVIRAIPGSLWKTGLLWLGPANFVHGFFSIYAVQYTTPTRVVVINSLIIGVVPLLRWFHDRCNPARPERWAIGIALLAISLLLDPQDRSVQAGDALAFVGMLGYSYAIVLVNRMLTTDRASVIQVSYLAVMGCAVYFFAAAAIYALVRPDGFAVQALISQPMTIAGVLYMVVFVSLAANLLQVAGQRRLSPVTVSILFCLEPAVTGVLDYVLLGNAASWRLIVCGLLLIAATVIASLRYRTGDADEHALPAAGARSDSTPSVGQ, translated from the coding sequence GTGGTCGGGTATGCAGCTTTGATCGGTGCGGTATTGATTTGGGCGTTGTCTTATGTCGTCATGAAGTCGGCGACGACGGATTACCCCCAGCTGCTCTTTCAATTCTGGAGGTACGCCGCCGTCGCCGCGGTCTATTCGATTGCATTCCATCGCGTCATCCGCGCGATTCCGGGCTCGCTTTGGAAAACGGGACTGCTATGGCTCGGACCGGCCAATTTCGTGCACGGCTTCTTTTCGATTTACGCCGTACAGTACACGACGCCGACGAGAGTCGTCGTCATCAACAGCCTGATCATCGGCGTCGTCCCGCTGCTGCGATGGTTCCACGACCGCTGCAATCCGGCGCGTCCCGAACGATGGGCGATCGGCATCGCGCTTCTAGCGATCTCTCTTCTGCTCGACCCGCAAGACCGCTCCGTACAGGCAGGGGACGCCCTGGCGTTCGTCGGCATGCTCGGCTACAGCTACGCGATCGTACTCGTGAACCGCATGCTGACGACGGATCGCGCTTCGGTCATCCAGGTGTCCTACTTGGCCGTGATGGGCTGCGCCGTCTATTTCTTCGCCGCGGCGGCCATATACGCCCTCGTTCGACCGGACGGCTTCGCGGTGCAGGCATTGATCAGTCAACCGATGACGATCGCCGGCGTCTTATACATGGTCGTGTTCGTGTCGCTGGCCGCCAATCTGCTGCAAGTCGCCGGACAACGCAGGCTGTCGCCGGTCACCGTGTCGATCTTGTTCTGCTTGGAGCCCGCCGTCACGGGCGTGCTGGACTATGTCCTGCTCGGCAACGCAGCTTCGTGGCGCCTCATCGTATGCGGCCTCCTGCTGATCGCTGCGACCGTCATCGCTTCGCTTCGGTACCGGACGGGGGACGCCGACGAACATGCCTTGCCCGCCGCCGGCGCCCGGTCCGATTCGACTCCGTCGGTCGGTCAATAA